The genomic segment CAGATGTCGGAGGGCAACTGGCGGGTCGGGGTGTTCATGGACGACCGAGCCAACGCGGAGCAGACCGAGAAGCTCGGAGCCATCTACTCGGGGCAGATGGGTGGTCCCATGGCCAACCTCGCTCCGCTCATCGGCGAGAACCTCGGCATGGAGGTGGCATCCATCGAGCACGTCGACGAGGGTCGCCGCCACCGGGTCACAGTTGGCCACGCCGTGGAGGTAGACATCGAGGATGTCGTGTCGCCCTTCGACCCCGAAGGGCCGCTGCCAAAGCTCACCGAGACCAAGCACCCGGCTAACTCGGACCTGACTCCGGCCAACACCCTCTCTGCCCGGATTCAGGGCTTCGGAATCGAGTACTCCGCAGATGGCCAGAGCGGATTCTCGACGCCGTTCTCCTGGTCTGGCTGATCACGTCAGCCGTATGCGAAGCGTGAGGACGGCGCGTTCCCGGCTTTTGGGGCGTCGGTCGACCGGACCGGCGTCGCCCTTCGTCGCAGCGCTCACGGCGGCATCCGGAGCGTGGGTGGCGTTCGACATGTCCGAGCGCGGGCGGGACGGCAGGTCCGCGGCGCGGTCGGTCGCGTCCACGACGCCTTGACTCTCACAGCTCGCCGGGGAGGCTGTTCCCTAAGCGACCGAGGAGGACAGCATGGCCTGGAAGATCGAGGGTCAGTACTTCGAGAACTGCTCGTGCGACGTGCCGTGCCCGTGCACCGTCTCCTTGGATCTAGGCGCGGATCGCGACCTCTGCAACGCCTTCCTCGTGTTCCAGGTCGAGTCGGGTGAGGTCGACGGCGTCGACGTCAGCGATCTGACCGTCGCTGCGATGATCGAGACCCCGAAGGTGATGAGTGAGGGCAACCGGCGTCTCGGCGTGCTGATCGACGACAAGGCATCCGACGAGCAAGCGGAGAAGCTGGGAGCGGTATTCGGCGGTCAGCTTGGCGGGCCGATGGAAGCGCTCGGGCCGCTGGTCAGCGAGCCACTCGGCATGGAGAAGGTGCCGATGGAGGTCTCGCATGAGAACGGCACCCACCGGATCAAGGTCGGCGACGACGGTGAGATGGAGGTGCAGGAGATCGTTTCCTTCGGCAAGGAGGACGGAAAGCCGGCGAGGTTAACCGGGATCTTCCACCCGGCGGGTGACGATTTGAAGATCGCCAAGGCGACCAAGTCGCGCGTCAGCGCGTTCGGCATTGACTTCGCCTTCGAGGGGGGCTCCGGCTTCGCCAATCCGTTCGCCTGGGCGGCATAGGGTTGGAGGCAGGCGGGCTTAGCGCCCACTCGGCACCGTCGCGCGTCGGCCGTGCTCAGGTCGGTTTGCTGGGCGCGCTACTCGTACTGGCGTTGCTGGCCTGGTTGGTCACCGACGACCGCATGGTTGGCATGGACTCGACGCCGGGGATGGACCTCGGAGGACTCGGCTTTTACGCCACGGTCTGGGTGACGATGATGGCGGCGATGATGTTTCCGTCGGTCGCTCCGACGGTGCTGATGTACGACCGCCTGCGGGCGGGGCATCTGGCTCGCGGGAAGGGGGCCGCAGCTGACGCGACTGGGCTGTTCGTCGCTGGTTACCTGCTGGTATGGACGGTCGCCGGCCTCGCCGCATACGGGTTGGTCGAGCTGGTCCGTGCAATCGACCCCGGGTTCCTGGCCTGGGACGAGGCCGGCCGCTATGTCACCGGCGGGGTGATCGTTGCCGCGGCCGTGTACCAGGTGACCCCGCTCAAGCAGGCCTGCCTCATCAAGTGCCGCAG from the Chloroflexota bacterium genome contains:
- a CDS encoding DUF2182 domain-containing protein codes for the protein MVTDDRMVGMDSTPGMDLGGLGFYATVWVTMMAAMMFPSVAPTVLMYDRLRAGHLARGKGAAADATGLFVAGYLLVWTVAGLAAYGLVELVRAIDPGFLAWDEAGRYVTGGVIVAAAVYQVTPLKQACLIKCRSPMMFLAERWRHGRLGALELGTRHGAWCLGCCWALMAALFAVGVMSLGWMALIAAFIAGEKLLPWPAAARRTVAVLLLALGLGVAFFPSEVPGFSEPSGEMHDGVGGHGSGMKMMP
- a CDS encoding DUF1326 domain-containing protein, whose product is MAWKIEGQYFENCSCDVPCPCTVSLDLGADRDLCNAFLVFQVESGEVDGVDVSDLTVAAMIETPKVMSEGNRRLGVLIDDKASDEQAEKLGAVFGGQLGGPMEALGPLVSEPLGMEKVPMEVSHENGTHRIKVGDDGEMEVQEIVSFGKEDGKPARLTGIFHPAGDDLKIAKATKSRVSAFGIDFAFEGGSGFANPFAWAA
- a CDS encoding DUF1326 domain-containing protein, with the translated sequence EGTYIENCNCDVVCPCGASGFAAPADYDRCTAVLAWHIDSGHVEETDVGDRSVVLLLDAPKQMSEGNWRVGVFMDDRANAEQTEKLGAIYSGQMGGPMANLAPLIGENLGMEVASIEHVDEGRRHRVTVGHAVEVDIEDVVSPFDPEGPLPKLTETKHPANSDLTPANTLSARIQGFGIEYSADGQSGFSTPFSWSG